GCACCGGTGCTCGGGGTGGTCGCCGGAACGGTCGGCTCCTTCGGCGGCACCAGCATCGCGGCCGGTCTGTGCACCCGGTTGATCGTCACCCCGCAGGCGCGTATCGGGCTCAACGGTCCCGCGGTGATCGAACAGGAACACGGCACCGACGAGTTCGACAGCAGTGACCACGCGTTGATCTGGGCGGTGGACGGTGGCCGGGCCCGGCACGCCGCCGGCCTGGCCGATGATCTCGTGCCCGACGACGCCGACCGGATCCGCGCGGCCGTCATCGCGGCGTTGCGTGCGGGCCCGCGCGGCGCGGGTGAGCACCGCAGTGAGCGCCTCGACGTGCTGGCCGACCGCCTCCCGCAGTTCGATGCCCGAGCCGCAGCCGCGCCGCCCCCCTCGCGTGGCCGTACCTGGTTGGCCGCGTTGACCGTCGGGCACTCCGCGCAGCCCGTCGTCCCGTCGGTGCTGCGGGTGCTGACGGACACCGCTGTGTTCCTGGCCGTCGTGCCCGACCCGGCCAATCCGTACCACTGCGCGCGCAACGGTGAGGTGGGGCTGACGGAGTCGCTGGCGCTGGCGCAGGCGGTTCGCGACGTCGTCGCCGCGGATCGTGATGTCGCGGTCAAACGCCCGATCATCGCCGTCGTCGACCTGCCGAGCCAGGCCTACGGGCGCATCGAGGAGACGGTCGGCCTGCACCAGACGATGGCGGCCGCCACCGACGCCTACCACGCCGCCCGCACCGGGGGCCACCCCGTCGTCGCGGTCGTGGTGGGCCGCGCGCTGTCGGGCGGCTTCCTCACCCACGGGCTGCAGGCGGGCCAGATCCTCGCCCTCGACGACCCGGGCGTCGAGATCCACGCCATGCACCGCGAGGCGGCTGCCCGCATCACGCAGCGCACCGTCGAACAACTCGATGCGCTCGCTGCTCACATCCCGCCGTTGAGCTACCGCGTGTCCGATTGCGCCACACTGGGTTTCTGTGACGGACTGTTGTCCGTGTCCGATGCCGATGTGCCGTCTGATGAGGACATCACCACGGTGACCGCCGCGATCCAGGCCGCCGTGCAGCGTGCTCGGCGAGGGCCGACGGATCTGTCCGGCAGGCTCGACTCCGAGGGCGCGATCACGACCCGCGCGGCGTCGCGCGCCGTGCGGGACCGGCTGCGCAGCGACTGGGATGCCCCGCCGTCGTGAACGCCCCTCGTCCGCACGATCTTCTGCGCCTACACGACGTGCACACCGTGATCCCAAGCGATGCGCCGCGGTGGGTCGCCGACTCGCTGCACGAGACGCCGTGGGTGGTGGTGCGGCGCGCACGGTGCGCACACGGGGTCGTGCCGGTCGGGGTCCGCGGCGCGACCCGGGCGCAACGCCATGCGCTCACCGTCGCGCTCACCACGATCGCCGAGGTGGTCACGCCGGAGGACCTCAGCCGGCGAGAACCGCCGGCCCGTGCACCCGCATTCGAGGCGCTGCGCATGGTGCGAAACCACCTGTCCGCATCGCTGTTCCGGTGGGGACCCACCGGGTCCGTCGGGTTCGAACTCGCGACCGGAACGCCCACGGTCCACCCCGACAGCGACCTCGACCTGCTGATCCGGGCACCGGTCGTCGACCCGACAACCATGCGACTACTCCGGGAGACGCACGGCATACTGGCCGATCAGAACATTCGGGTCGACTGCCAGGTCGAGACGGACGGCGGTGCCGTTGCGCTCAGCGAATTGTGTTCCGGATCAGTGGAACTGATGATCCGTACCGCGGACGGACCGGCTCTCGTCGACGCGGCGGCGCTGAGCCGGTGAGCGTCGCGCTGCTGTTCCCCGGCCAGGGCGCGCAGCGCCAGGGCATGCTCGCCGATCTGCCGGACTCCCCCGCCGCCAGCGCAGCGCTCGGCGAGTGTCTTGTGGTCTGCGCGGAGTCCGGTCTCGAGGACCTCGACTCGACCGCCCACCTGTCCGACACGGAGGGCGCCCAGCTGAGCCTGCTCATCGCGGGCATCGTCTGCGCACGCGCCATCATCGAAGATGGCGGTGTCACACCGGCTTTCGTCGCGGGTCACTCGGTCGGCGCGTTCGCTGCTGCGGTTGCGGCCGGTGTGCTGACCACCGGTGAGGCAATCGCCGCGGTGCGGCGGCGGGCGGACTCCATGCGCGCGGTCTGCGCCGGCCGCGACTGGGGTATGGCCGCGGTCGACGGCCTTCCGGCGGCGGCCGCGAGCCGCGTCGCCGACGCCGCATCGAGTCCCGACCAGCCGCTGTGGGTGGCCAACGTCAACAGCGCCACCCAGACCGTCGTGGCGGGCACCGCAGCCGCGCTTGCCACCGCGGAAGAACTGGCCGACCGGGCCGGCGCGCGGTCCTTCCGCCGACTCGACGTCGCGATCGCGTCACACGGAACCCTGCAGCGGCCCACCGCCGATGCGCTGCGGGACGCACTCGCCGGAACTCCGCGACGAACGCCGACCGCCCGGTACGTCACCAACGTCGGCGGGCGCACGGTGGCGACGGCCGACGCGGTGCTCGGCGACCTGGCCGCGGCGGTCGCGCACCCGGTCCGCTGGTACGACGGCGTGCGGCTGATGGCAGAGCTGGGTGTCACCTGCGCGGTGGAGACCGAACCCGGCCACGTGCTGAGTCGCCTGGTCGCCTCGGCCGCCCCGCGCGTCACGACCGTCGCCCTGAGCGAGACACCATGGCGCGACGCGGTCGCCAGGGCGCGCCGCCACACCACGTAGCCGCGCTACTTCCAGGCGAACACCGGCTGCTCGAGTTCGTCGACCGGGTCGTGGCGGCCTTCCAGGCACAGCCACCGCACCTGCAGCAACACCGCGCCGGTCGGCGCGTGGATCAGGTCGTTACCCAACGGGATCTGCACCACCGGTCGCGGGCTCTCCGGAATCTCGATGAACCGCGGCGAGTCCTCGCGCTGCAACTGGTGCAGCCCGACCCGATACACCGCGACCACCTCGTCAGGCGCCGGGTCGGGGTCGAGCCGTCCGCCGCCCCAGATCACCACCGGGGTGATGACGTAGCCGGACCGGGTCGGATAGTCGTCGAGCAGGCCCAGCACCGACGACGCCGGCAGCTCGACCCGCACCTCCTCGTGGAGTTCGCGCAGCGCCGCGTCCACCGCGGTCTCGCCGGGATCGAGGCGGCCACCCGGCAGCGCCCACTGCGCGGCATGCGACGTCAACCGCGACGCGCGGCGGCACAGCAGAAACGCCGCCCCGCCGGAGACGTCGACCATCCGCCCGTCGAGGCCCTCTTCCGGCATCGGCCGCCCGTCGATCCAGTCGTCGACATTCGCGGGGTCGACCCGGTCCTCGCCGACCTCGGAGTCGACCAGCACGACGGCCACCGCCGCGTGCCGCTTACTCGGATCGGTGACGGCTCGGCGCTCGTGGCCGGCCAGGTTCGCCCG
The window above is part of the Mycolicibacterium rutilum genome. Proteins encoded here:
- a CDS encoding biotin-independent malonate decarboxylase subunit beta, producing the protein MSVEATFAEGDWEQLLARTSFIELDALQRCAALLDDGTLRVLAGPFARIESPWLEPQGITPQSDDGVVIARGTIDAGQVVIAGIEQGFQGGGIGEVSGAKIATALALAAEQSRAGDPVAAIILFETGGVRLQEANLGLNAVAEICSALLDLRPHAPVLGVVAGTVGSFGGTSIAAGLCTRLIVTPQARIGLNGPAVIEQEHGTDEFDSSDHALIWAVDGGRARHAAGLADDLVPDDADRIRAAVIAALRAGPRGAGEHRSERLDVLADRLPQFDARAAAAPPPSRGRTWLAALTVGHSAQPVVPSVLRVLTDTAVFLAVVPDPANPYHCARNGEVGLTESLALAQAVRDVVAADRDVAVKRPIIAVVDLPSQAYGRIEETVGLHQTMAAATDAYHAARTGGHPVVAVVVGRALSGGFLTHGLQAGQILALDDPGVEIHAMHREAAARITQRTVEQLDALAAHIPPLSYRVSDCATLGFCDGLLSVSDADVPSDEDITTVTAAIQAAVQRARRGPTDLSGRLDSEGAITTRAASRAVRDRLRSDWDAPPS
- a CDS encoding malonate decarboxylase holo-ACP synthase, translating into MNAPRPHDLLRLHDVHTVIPSDAPRWVADSLHETPWVVVRRARCAHGVVPVGVRGATRAQRHALTVALTTIAEVVTPEDLSRREPPARAPAFEALRMVRNHLSASLFRWGPTGSVGFELATGTPTVHPDSDLDLLIRAPVVDPTTMRLLRETHGILADQNIRVDCQVETDGGAVALSELCSGSVELMIRTADGPALVDAAALSR
- a CDS encoding ACP S-malonyltransferase, which encodes MSVALLFPGQGAQRQGMLADLPDSPAASAALGECLVVCAESGLEDLDSTAHLSDTEGAQLSLLIAGIVCARAIIEDGGVTPAFVAGHSVGAFAAAVAAGVLTTGEAIAAVRRRADSMRAVCAGRDWGMAAVDGLPAAAASRVADAASSPDQPLWVANVNSATQTVVAGTAAALATAEELADRAGARSFRRLDVAIASHGTLQRPTADALRDALAGTPRRTPTARYVTNVGGRTVATADAVLGDLAAAVAHPVRWYDGVRLMAELGVTCAVETEPGHVLSRLVASAAPRVTTVALSETPWRDAVARARRHTT
- a CDS encoding NUDIX hydrolase, producing the protein MTISYDEALRERIRANLAGHERRAVTDPSKRHAAVAVVLVDSEVGEDRVDPANVDDWIDGRPMPEEGLDGRMVDVSGGAAFLLCRRASRLTSHAAQWALPGGRLDPGETAVDAALRELHEEVRVELPASSVLGLLDDYPTRSGYVITPVVIWGGGRLDPDPAPDEVVAVYRVGLHQLQREDSPRFIEIPESPRPVVQIPLGNDLIHAPTGAVLLQVRWLCLEGRHDPVDELEQPVFAWK